In the genome of Curtobacterium sp. MCLR17_036, the window GGGTCCGGCTCGTGACGCACCTCGACGTCAGTCAGGAGGACGCCGTCCGGGCGGCCGAGGTGCTGCGGACGCTCCCCCGCTGACACGGGCTCGGGAGCACGTCGCTCCGCACCGCGCCCGGGATTCGCGCCGCGCACCGCGCCCTGGGTCCGCGCCGGGGTCCGGGGCCCGCGCCGGGGATCCGCGCCGCGCACCACGCCCTGGGTCCGCGCCGGGGTCCGGTGCCCGCGCCGGGACCCGTCCTCTCTCGTGATCGCTGACGGTCCTGGTTCGTGCAGTCCGGGGATCGCGAACCACGACCGTCACGCACGCGACGGCTTCTCGGTCCGCAGCCGACGTGGCACGCGCGTCCCGGCAGTGCGGCGACGCGGCGACGCGGCGACGCGGCGATGCGGCGATGCGGCGATGCGGCGACCCGACGATCGCGGCGGCTCGACGATCCGGCGATCCGGCGATCCGGCGATCCGGCGACCCGACGACCCGACGACCTGACGGCCCCGACGACCCCGCCGACCCGACGGCCGCGGCGCCTGGCACCTGGCGGCTCGACGGCCTCGGCGCGGCGCGGCGGGGCGGTGAACAGGAGGCGAAGGAATCGCGCCGGGGGTGCAGATTGCGGTCATCACCCCCGAACGGGGGTAATCATCGTGCATGATGTCCCGGGCGCCCACGACGGACGCCGTCCATGCCAGTGCCCCACCTCACCGAGGAGCCCGACATCGCAACCCAAACCCTGCGCCGTCCCCAGCGCACCAGCGACCACCTGACCACTGCCGACCGGAGCACGCGGTGAACCGCCGCGTCCTCATCGCCGCCGCCACCACCGGTGCGCTCGTGCTCGGTGTCCCGACCGCAGCCTCCGCCACCGCTTGGTGGGGCTGGGACGGCCACCACCACCGTCACCACGCCCCGCCGACGGCCCCGCCCACGTCCGACCCCACCGACCCGGACACGCTGACCCCGTCACCCGCTCCGTCGGAGTCGTCGGCTCCGGAACCCTCGGAGACGACGGACCCGGTGCCGACGGACCCGGTGCCGACGGAGACGCCGACGCAGGACCCGGCTCCCGCCCCGGCGGACGAGCCGACGGCGACCCCCACGCCCGAGCCCGCCCCGGTCGACGAGGCCGCCACGGCAGCGTCCCCGCCGGACTCCTCGTTCGTCGAGCAGTTCTCGGCGGGTGCGGCGCTCGGCCAGGTCGCGTCGGCGTACGCGCAGTCGTGGCAGCCGTACCCGGACGGCACCTCGGGCATCTACGCGCCGAGCCGCACGGTCACGGCGCACGACGGCGTCCTCGACGTCGCACTCGGCACCGGTGCGGGTGCTGCGGGCACCTTCGGCACGAAGACCGGCGCCTGGGACCACGTCGGCGGCTCGTTCTCCGTGCGTGCACGGGCGACCGGCGGCGACGGCAACGGGGCGGCCTTCATGCTCTGGCCGACGTCGAACCGGTGGGCCGACGGCGAGATCGACTTCCCCGAGGGCAACTTCGAGGCGAGCCCGTCCGCCTTCCAGCACTCGATGACCCCGGGCCGCGAAGCCGAGCGGGTCCAGGTGCCGAGCGGCGTCTCGTGGCGCGACTGGCACACCTACACGGTGGACTGGGACCCCGGTCGGTCGGTCACCTACAAGGTCGACGGTCAGGTGCTCCACACGGTGACGCAGGACGTCCCGACGACGCCGCACCGCTTCATGTTCCAGGTCGGCAACTGGGGCGCGTCCGGACACCTGCTCATCGACTGGGTGTCCACCACCGAGTGAGCGGTGCGGGCCCGAGGGGGCCTGCGCGACCGCGCCCCGCTGCGGTCGTTGCGCCCGATCTCACCGGGGCGCGACGACCGTGACGGGGCGCGGCCAACGATCCGGGACCCGTGTCGTCAGGCAGGATCCCGGATCGGAACGACGCCCGACGACCCGGGCAGGGCGGGGAGCGGTTCGAGGGCGGGGAGCAGTCCGTCGATCGAGCGCACCGACCGTCGGGCGTCCCGGTACCCCCAGGCACACAGCACGACGAAGACCACGAGGAACCCCCACCACAGCGGGGTGATCGTGAACGCGGCCCAGATCGAGAACCCGGCGCCGAGCACCGCCATCACCGGGACGATCGCCAGTGTGGAGCGGTACCGACGTCGCAGCAGCTCGAGTTCGGGGCGCCACACGGACGCGTCGACCCGCTCGTGCTCGGGCAGGGCGCCGGTCCGGACCGCACGCTGCACCGCGACCGTGCCCTGCGCGCCGCCGAGACGCCGCCGGCGGTTGCGGATGGCGAACCCGAAGCACACCGTCGCGATGCTCGCATAGAAGAACGCGCCGACCGCCCGCTGCAGCGGCGCGAAGCCGTCGGCCTCGACGAGCACGCCCAGGGCGAACCAGGCCGCGAAGAGCAGGGCGAAGATCAGCGGCAGCAGTGCCGGCAGCGGCAGTGCACGCATGCGGTCCATCGTTGTTCCCCAGACGTTCGAGTGACCCGTTCCCGGCCCACCGTGGCGGACCCGGCCGAGAGACCGCTGAACGCGCCGCCTAGGCTGGACCGGTGACGATCGACCGGCGGGAGACAGCAGTCGCGGCGCGGGCCGCGCTCGCCGGCGTCGTCGGACCGGACCGCCCGGCCGCGCACGGGTCGCTCGACCGGCGG includes:
- a CDS encoding family 16 glycosylhydrolase, whose translation is MNRRVLIAAATTGALVLGVPTAASATAWWGWDGHHHRHHAPPTAPPTSDPTDPDTLTPSPAPSESSAPEPSETTDPVPTDPVPTETPTQDPAPAPADEPTATPTPEPAPVDEAATAASPPDSSFVEQFSAGAALGQVASAYAQSWQPYPDGTSGIYAPSRTVTAHDGVLDVALGTGAGAAGTFGTKTGAWDHVGGSFSVRARATGGDGNGAAFMLWPTSNRWADGEIDFPEGNFEASPSAFQHSMTPGREAERVQVPSGVSWRDWHTYTVDWDPGRSVTYKVDGQVLHTVTQDVPTTPHRFMFQVGNWGASGHLLIDWVSTTE